A window from Staphylococcus succinus encodes these proteins:
- the rbsD gene encoding D-ribose pyranase, translating into MYKTGILNSEISKLLSDLGHTDQIVIADCGLPVPQGVKKIDLALELGKPSFLEVFNIVKAHMNIEDMIVAEEMKTENHALFEQLCTANIDIATQTHEQFKAQSKYSKAVIRTGEDKPYANVILTSGVLF; encoded by the coding sequence ATGTATAAGACAGGTATTTTAAATAGTGAAATTTCTAAATTACTGAGTGATTTAGGTCATACAGACCAAATCGTAATTGCTGATTGTGGTTTACCAGTACCACAAGGTGTGAAAAAAATAGATCTCGCTTTGGAATTAGGTAAACCATCCTTTTTAGAAGTTTTTAATATAGTAAAAGCACATATGAACATAGAAGATATGATAGTGGCTGAAGAAATGAAGACTGAAAACCATGCGTTATTTGAACAGTTATGTACTGCAAATATTGATATTGCTACACAAACGCATGAACAATTCAAAGCACAAAGTAAATATTCAAAGGCTGTTATACGCACAGGAGAAGATAAGCCATATGCTAACGTAATATTAACAAGTGGCGTTTTATTTTAA
- a CDS encoding LacI family DNA-binding transcriptional regulator, with translation MTTIREVAQLAGVSVATVSRVINNKGYVKHQTRQQIEHAITQLNYQPNEAARTLFKRKSKMIGLLLPDISNPFFTLIARGVEDIALEQGYQVLIGNSDNDVTKARDYLSTFISHNCVGMITTVIDEHVVENMLSQQDIPFVFVDRTNNERSGISTNHFEGGQRQAELILEGHGKHILIVHADLNIDAFKMRVDGIKAILQQHAVSYYFCNTEQLDEERQFLKMLNQYKIDSVICSNDLLAIQILGLIQQHHFKVPDDIQIVGYDNIPFSKMTYPQITTIDQSAYQLGQLAVSKLLNLYDENSNNQCDNVALIVKRRKSTRF, from the coding sequence ATGACTACTATTAGAGAGGTTGCACAATTGGCTGGTGTTTCTGTCGCAACTGTTTCTAGAGTAATAAACAACAAAGGGTATGTGAAGCATCAAACGAGACAACAGATTGAGCATGCAATAACTCAGTTGAATTACCAACCTAACGAAGCGGCACGAACCTTGTTTAAAAGAAAGTCTAAGATGATAGGTTTACTCTTACCAGATATAAGCAATCCATTTTTTACGTTAATTGCACGTGGTGTCGAAGATATTGCTTTAGAACAAGGCTATCAAGTACTTATTGGTAACAGCGATAATGATGTTACAAAGGCAAGAGACTATTTATCTACGTTTATTTCACACAATTGTGTTGGAATGATTACAACCGTCATTGATGAGCACGTCGTAGAGAATATGCTATCGCAACAAGACATTCCATTTGTATTTGTCGATCGTACGAACAATGAGCGTAGTGGTATTTCTACCAATCATTTTGAAGGTGGACAACGCCAAGCTGAATTGATATTAGAAGGGCACGGTAAACACATACTCATAGTGCACGCTGACTTGAATATTGACGCATTTAAAATGCGGGTTGATGGAATTAAAGCTATATTACAACAGCATGCTGTTTCATACTACTTTTGTAATACAGAGCAGCTGGATGAAGAACGTCAATTTCTCAAGATGCTAAATCAATACAAAATAGATAGTGTGATTTGTAGTAATGATTTGTTAGCGATTCAAATTCTAGGACTTATCCAGCAACATCACTTTAAAGTGCCTGATGATATTCAAATTGTGGGATATGATAATATACCATTTTCAAAAATGACTTATCCTCAAATTACGACGATAGATCAATCTGCTTATCAGTTAGGTCAACTTGCAGTTTCGAAGCTACTTAATTTATATGATGAAAATAGTAATAATCAGTGTGATAACGTGGCGTTAATAGTCAAGCGACGGAAAAGCACTAGATTTTAA
- the mprF gene encoding bifunctional lysylphosphatidylglycerol flippase/synthetase MprF, whose translation MSKELRSKLLSILKVIFAIALFSFVVFTLYKELSHIDFKETIKSFDQINRVWLAALFLSGGLSIVVLSLYDVILSKALDLRISLLKTVRIGYIVNALNAVVGFGGFIGASVRFLFYKNTTDDKRALLHTISIVLVSMLTGLSLLSILVVVHVFDVSHIFSPFPWMHVLLYIVALFLPAFILFTIIKPVQKDKKLLGVYCTIVSGVEWFIAALVLYMAMWLVDIHISFATFMGIFIIAALSGLISFIPGGFGTFDLVVLLGLKSLKIPEESIVLALLLYRFAYYLFPVLVALILSTFEFRSTAKRYWEGSKIIVPMKDMTSLLGSYQKDIIARIPSFSIALLLMFTSIVFFLNNLTIIYDGLYNPHHYIYYIIVSVHTCACLLLLLNVFGVYHLSKRAILFSIISIILIFVVTAYTYASFMLISWLIIMLILLVLFYKRAHVIKRPFRYSKLFVNIILGSVILYINHLFIASTFYSLDIYHIEVDTSILRYYFWFTIILVAIIVGIIVWWFEQRYRVLHSGSEDEICNTIIKQHGGNYLSHLMYSGDKKCFINETHDAFLMYRYKNNAHIVLGDPIGNPKSFQKLLESFYKEAEYLGYDIIFYQVTDKYMSLYHNFGNQFFKLGEEALVDLTTFTISGKKKRGLRATLNKFDELNLSFEVLTPPFSQALVSELKDISDDWLGERNEMHFSVGSFDPHYLSKAPIAVIKDNEHTIIAFCTLMPTYYKATMSVDLIRWKSDVALPLMDGLYLNMLLWAKENGYERFNMGMATLSNVGQVPYAFYGERIAGRVFEHFNGLYRFQGLRRYKEKFNPDWEPRFLVYRKHHSLWLSMLKVMRVIRKGK comes from the coding sequence ATGTCTAAGGAATTAAGAAGTAAATTACTTTCTATATTAAAAGTAATATTTGCAATTGCATTATTTAGTTTTGTTGTTTTTACGTTATATAAAGAGCTCTCTCATATTGATTTTAAAGAGACAATAAAATCTTTTGATCAAATAAATAGAGTTTGGTTAGCGGCGTTATTCTTAAGTGGTGGTCTTTCAATTGTTGTGCTATCACTGTACGATGTTATTTTATCGAAAGCGTTAGATTTACGTATATCTTTATTAAAAACAGTTAGGATTGGTTATATTGTCAATGCCTTAAACGCCGTAGTTGGTTTTGGTGGTTTTATTGGTGCTAGCGTACGTTTTTTATTTTATAAAAACACCACAGACGATAAGCGCGCATTACTACATACAATATCAATTGTATTAGTATCCATGCTTACAGGACTGAGTTTACTGTCTATTCTCGTTGTAGTTCATGTGTTTGATGTGTCGCATATCTTTAGTCCATTTCCGTGGATGCATGTGTTGCTATATATTGTTGCATTATTTTTGCCAGCATTTATCCTATTTACTATCATAAAACCAGTACAAAAAGATAAAAAATTACTTGGTGTTTACTGTACCATTGTATCTGGTGTGGAGTGGTTTATTGCAGCATTGGTATTATATATGGCTATGTGGCTAGTCGATATACATATTTCGTTTGCCACGTTTATGGGGATATTCATTATAGCTGCACTTTCAGGTTTGATTAGTTTTATTCCTGGTGGTTTTGGTACATTTGATTTAGTTGTATTATTAGGCTTAAAATCATTGAAAATTCCTGAAGAAAGTATTGTACTAGCGTTACTACTTTATCGCTTTGCATATTATTTATTCCCAGTATTAGTTGCCTTGATTTTATCTACGTTTGAATTTCGTAGTACAGCTAAACGCTATTGGGAAGGCTCGAAAATTATAGTTCCAATGAAAGATATGACTTCTCTTCTTGGGTCATATCAAAAAGATATTATTGCTCGCATTCCATCATTCTCGATTGCTTTATTATTAATGTTTACGAGTATAGTATTTTTCTTGAATAATTTAACAATTATTTACGATGGTCTGTATAACCCACACCATTACATTTATTATATTATTGTCTCAGTACATACTTGTGCTTGTTTATTACTATTATTAAATGTATTTGGTGTGTATCATCTTTCTAAACGTGCTATCTTGTTTTCAATCATATCAATTATATTAATATTTGTAGTAACTGCCTATACATATGCATCGTTTATGTTAATTAGTTGGCTTATTATTATGTTGATATTATTAGTCCTATTTTATAAACGTGCACATGTGATTAAACGACCGTTTAGATATAGTAAGTTATTTGTAAATATCATTTTAGGTTCTGTAATCTTGTATATCAATCACCTTTTTATAGCTAGTACATTTTACTCGTTAGATATTTATCATATTGAAGTAGATACTTCAATTTTAAGATATTATTTCTGGTTTACCATTATACTTGTAGCTATTATCGTGGGTATTATTGTATGGTGGTTTGAACAACGCTATAGAGTATTACATAGCGGTAGTGAAGACGAAATATGTAACACTATTATTAAACAGCATGGAGGCAATTATTTAAGCCACTTAATGTATAGTGGTGATAAAAAATGCTTTATAAACGAAACACATGATGCATTCTTAATGTATAGGTACAAAAACAATGCACATATCGTATTAGGAGACCCTATCGGTAATCCTAAGTCATTTCAGAAACTATTAGAAAGTTTTTATAAAGAAGCGGAATATTTAGGATATGATATTATATTCTACCAAGTGACAGATAAATATATGTCTTTATATCATAATTTTGGTAATCAATTCTTCAAATTAGGCGAAGAAGCTTTAGTAGATTTAACGACGTTTACCATATCTGGTAAAAAGAAACGAGGTTTACGTGCGACGCTCAATAAGTTTGATGAACTTAACTTATCATTTGAAGTATTAACACCGCCATTTTCACAGGCTTTAGTATCAGAATTAAAAGATATTAGTGATGATTGGTTAGGTGAACGTAATGAAATGCATTTTTCTGTAGGTAGCTTTGATCCACACTATTTATCTAAAGCACCTATAGCTGTTATTAAAGATAATGAACATACAATTATTGCGTTTTGTACATTGATGCCAACGTATTATAAAGCAACTATGTCAGTTGATTTAATTCGTTGGAAATCTGATGTAGCGTTGCCACTTATGGATGGTCTATATTTAAATATGCTGTTATGGGCAAAAGAAAATGGCTATGAGCGTTTTAATATGGGTATGGCTACATTATCTAATGTTGGCCAAGTGCCTTATGCATTTTATGGTGAAAGAATTGCGGGACGTGTATTTGAACATTTTAACGGTTTATACCGCTTCCAAGGTCTTAGAAGATATAAAGAGAAATTCAATCCGGATTGGGAACCAAGATTTCTAGTTTATCGTAAACACCACTCATTATGGTTGAGTATGTTAAAAGTGATGCGTGTGATTAGAAAAGGGAAATAG
- a CDS encoding AI-2E family transporter — protein sequence MSNEENIKQEKMSGKDRMKLSFPETRFMKFFGGKDLLFGLLILILVGIAIFIFDQVSYVFKPFIIVFNTIAAPVIVSIILYYLFNPLVNLMERYNISRIWGVIILFLLIIAVIALAVNLLIPVISTQIKSFGNNFPHYVDKVNQFIDSITKYSLISNYYGQVQDQLDALANKLPSMISDYFNGFGSKVKNVAEALVNVGVVIATTPFVLFFMLKDGHRFKEFSTKIMPPRFRKDFHDLLDKMSEQVGSYIQGQIIVSFCIGILLFIGYSIIGLDYSLILASIAAVTSVVPYIGPTIAISPAIIIALITSPIMLLKLVIVWTAVQFIEGHFISPNIMGKTLKIHPLTIIFILLSAGNLLGVVGVILGIPAYAILKVLVSHLYLLYKRRYNKYYGDDAGEYEIQDEEVIR from the coding sequence ATGTCGAATGAAGAAAATATTAAGCAAGAAAAAATGAGTGGGAAAGATAGAATGAAATTGAGTTTTCCTGAAACCCGCTTCATGAAATTTTTCGGCGGTAAGGATTTACTCTTTGGTTTGTTAATACTGATACTTGTCGGAATCGCAATTTTTATATTTGACCAAGTTTCGTATGTTTTCAAGCCTTTTATCATCGTATTTAATACGATTGCAGCGCCAGTTATTGTTTCAATTATTTTGTATTACTTATTCAATCCATTAGTTAACTTAATGGAACGTTATAATATTTCTAGAATTTGGGGAGTTATTATTCTCTTTTTATTGATTATCGCTGTGATAGCATTAGCTGTTAACTTACTTATTCCAGTGATTAGTACACAGATTAAGAGTTTTGGAAATAATTTTCCACACTATGTAGATAAAGTAAATCAATTTATAGATAGTATTACTAAATATTCACTGATTTCTAATTATTATGGGCAAGTACAAGATCAATTAGATGCGTTAGCAAATAAATTACCATCTATGATATCAGATTACTTTAATGGTTTTGGTTCAAAAGTTAAGAATGTAGCAGAGGCATTAGTCAATGTAGGTGTAGTAATTGCAACAACGCCATTTGTTTTATTCTTTATGTTAAAAGATGGTCATCGTTTTAAAGAATTTTCTACGAAGATCATGCCACCAAGATTCAGAAAAGATTTTCATGATCTATTAGATAAAATGAGTGAACAAGTTGGTTCTTATATTCAAGGACAAATCATAGTATCATTCTGTATTGGTATTTTGTTATTTATCGGTTATAGTATTATTGGTTTAGACTATAGCTTGATATTAGCTTCTATAGCTGCAGTGACAAGTGTCGTTCCTTATATTGGTCCTACAATTGCGATTTCACCGGCAATCATTATTGCATTGATTACATCACCAATTATGCTATTGAAATTAGTTATCGTATGGACAGCTGTTCAATTTATTGAAGGGCACTTTATTTCACCTAATATTATGGGTAAAACATTGAAGATTCATCCGCTTACAATTATCTTTATTTTATTAAGTGCCGGTAATTTACTCGGTGTTGTTGGTGTTATCTTAGGTATACCAGCATACGCAATTTTGAAAGTATTAGTATCACACTTATATCTTTTATATAAACGTAGATATAATAAATATTATGGTGATGATGCAGGGGAATATGAAATCCAAGACGAAGAAGTTATTCGTTAA
- the glcT gene encoding glucose PTS transporter transcription antiterminator GlcT codes for MSSYLITKVLNNNVIICTKDKEEYVLIAKGIGFNKKAGMLLQENQTIEKAYILDQKLQQEHYKTIIEYADDTLIQAVIDAVNIITSSEMKIDNQTLVVSVTDHIIFAYKRLKQNQIITNPFVVETKQLYSEAYAIAEKVIERLNDVLDVNFPEDEIGFIALHIASNIETLSMHEIEIINHLINKSIFIVEHDLKFTVDKESVQYQRFIRHIQFLIRRLRNGEVLQKTSPFEALLKEQYPQCFNIALKIMKMLQQELNVSIYEAEVIYLTLHVYHFTVDKQ; via the coding sequence TTGAGTTCTTACCTGATTACAAAGGTGTTAAATAATAATGTGATAATTTGTACTAAAGATAAAGAAGAATATGTGCTTATAGCTAAGGGGATTGGTTTTAATAAAAAGGCAGGGATGCTCCTACAAGAAAACCAAACGATAGAAAAGGCGTATATACTCGATCAAAAACTACAGCAAGAACATTATAAAACAATTATCGAGTATGCTGATGATACATTGATACAAGCTGTGATTGATGCAGTGAATATTATTACGAGTTCTGAGATGAAAATTGACAACCAAACATTAGTCGTTTCAGTGACAGATCATATCATATTTGCATATAAACGTTTGAAACAAAATCAAATTATAACTAATCCATTCGTTGTAGAAACAAAACAATTATATAGTGAAGCTTATGCTATAGCTGAAAAAGTAATAGAACGTTTAAATGATGTGTTGGACGTCAATTTTCCAGAAGATGAAATTGGATTCATTGCATTACATATAGCTTCAAACATTGAAACATTATCTATGCATGAAATAGAAATAATAAATCACTTAATAAATAAGAGTATTTTTATTGTAGAACATGATTTGAAATTTACTGTAGATAAAGAAAGCGTCCAGTATCAACGTTTTATTAGACATATTCAATTTTTAATAAGAAGGCTAAGGAATGGTGAAGTATTGCAAAAAACAAGTCCATTTGAAGCACTATTAAAAGAACAGTATCCGCAGTGTTTCAATATTGCATTAAAAATAATGAAAATGTTGCAACAAGAGTTGAATGTGTCTATATATGAAGCTGAAGTAATTTACCTCACTTTACACGTTTATCACTTCACGGTTGATAAACAATAA
- a CDS encoding alanine/glycine:cation symporter family protein, translating into MRDFDSLIPDWFKAFVQVGNDLIWSQYLIGLLITAGIFFTISSKFVQLRWIPEMFRAVGEKPETLDNGKKGIAPFQAFAISAASRVGTGNIAGVATAIVLGGPGAVFWMWVIAFIGAASAFIEATLAQVYKVPDEDGGYRGGPAYYITKGLNQKWLGVVFAILITITFAFVFNTVQSNTIAESLKTQYNVSPVITGIVLAVFTAIIIFGGVRSIATMSSIIVPIMAILYIFMVVIILFMNYDQIIPMISTIIKSAFGFEQITGGAVGATILQGVKRGLFSNEAGMGSAPNAAATAAAPHPVKQGLIQSLGVFFDTMLVCTSTAIMILLYSGLKFGDKAPQGVAVTQSALNEHLGNAGGIFLTVAITLFAFSSVVGNYYYGQSNIEFLSKNRMILFIFRCLVVVLVFIGAVAKTDVVWSTADLFMGLMAIVNLVAIIGLSNIAFAVMNDYQRQRKAGRKPIFRPEELNINLFGIESWGVKNKKL; encoded by the coding sequence TTGAGAGATTTTGATAGTTTAATTCCAGATTGGTTCAAAGCATTTGTTCAAGTCGGGAATGATTTAATTTGGTCACAATATCTAATTGGGCTATTAATTACTGCTGGTATCTTCTTTACAATTAGTTCTAAATTTGTGCAGTTAAGATGGATTCCAGAGATGTTTCGTGCTGTTGGAGAAAAACCAGAAACATTAGATAATGGTAAAAAAGGTATTGCGCCATTCCAAGCGTTTGCAATTAGTGCAGCGTCACGTGTAGGTACTGGTAATATTGCAGGTGTTGCTACTGCAATCGTTCTAGGTGGTCCAGGAGCTGTATTTTGGATGTGGGTCATCGCATTTATTGGTGCTGCGAGTGCCTTCATAGAAGCGACTTTAGCTCAAGTATACAAAGTACCTGATGAAGATGGAGGCTACCGTGGTGGTCCAGCGTATTACATAACTAAAGGATTAAATCAAAAGTGGTTAGGTGTCGTATTTGCCATATTAATTACAATCACCTTTGCATTCGTTTTTAATACAGTACAGTCTAATACAATTGCCGAATCATTAAAAACACAATATAATGTTAGCCCTGTTATAACAGGTATCGTTTTAGCGGTATTTACAGCAATTATTATTTTTGGTGGTGTGCGTAGTATCGCAACAATGTCATCAATCATTGTACCTATCATGGCAATTTTATATATTTTTATGGTCGTTATCATATTATTTATGAATTATGATCAAATTATTCCTATGATTTCTACAATTATCAAAAGTGCATTTGGTTTCGAACAAATCACAGGTGGTGCAGTTGGAGCTACAATATTGCAAGGTGTTAAACGTGGTCTATTCTCAAATGAAGCGGGTATGGGGTCAGCGCCTAATGCTGCGGCAACTGCTGCTGCACCACATCCAGTAAAACAAGGATTAATTCAATCACTTGGTGTGTTTTTCGATACAATGCTTGTATGTACATCTACTGCCATTATGATTTTATTATACTCAGGCTTAAAATTTGGTGATAAAGCGCCACAGGGTGTTGCAGTTACACAATCAGCGCTTAATGAACATTTAGGTAATGCAGGTGGTATATTCTTAACAGTTGCTATTACACTATTTGCCTTTTCATCAGTAGTGGGTAACTATTATTACGGCCAGTCTAATATTGAATTCTTATCTAAAAATAGAATGATCTTATTTATATTTAGGTGTTTAGTCGTGGTCTTAGTATTTATTGGAGCAGTTGCCAAAACAGATGTTGTTTGGAGTACTGCTGATTTATTTATGGGATTAATGGCGATCGTTAACTTGGTAGCAATCATTGGATTATCCAACATCGCATTTGCAGTTATGAATGATTACCAACGTCAACGTAAAGCAGGTAGAAAACCAATCTTTAGACCGGAGGAATTAAATATTAATTTATTTGGTATTGAGAGTTGGGGCGTTAAAAATAAAAAGTTATAA
- the parC gene encoding DNA topoisomerase IV subunit A codes for MSEIIQDLSLEDVIGDRFGRYSKYIIQERALPDVRDGLKPVQRRILYAMYSSGNTYDKNFRKSAKTVGDVIGQYHPHGDSSVYDAMVRLSQDWKLRHVLIEMQGNNGSIDNDPAAAMRYTEAKLSKISEELLRDINKETVPFMPNYDDTTTEPMVLPARIPNLLINGSTGISSGYATDIPPHNLGEVIQATLKYIDNPDITVSQLMKYMKGPDFPTGGIIQGIDGIKKAYETGKGKIIVRSKVEVEELRNGRKELIVTEVPYEVNKSSLVKKMDELRADKKVDGIVEVRDETDRTGLRIAIELKKDVNSEAVANFLYKNTDLQVAYNFNMVAISEGRPKLMGIRQIIDSYLNHQIDVVTKRTRYELDHAESRMHIVEGLMKALSILDEVIKLIRNSKNKKDAKDNLVAEFDFSEAQAEAIVTLQLYRLTNTDIVQLQEEHDELKALIEQLRNILDNHDALLNVIKEELTDIRKQFKQERLSDIEAEISEIKIDKEVMIPSENVIMSITKHGYIKRTSLRSFNASGVGEVGVKDGDALLKHQEVNTLDTALVFTNKGRYLFIPVHKLAEIKWKDLGQHVSQIVPIDEGEHVIDVFCENEFKPEAFYILATRDGMIKKSNVSMFKTSRYNKPLVAMKLKNDDEIINVMRIETPQLLTVLTHKGMSLTYSSDELSDTGLRAAGVKSINLKEADFVIMTQLIVEGNTILMATQRGSLKRIHFKILQVAKRAQRGITLLKELKKAPHRIVAAEVVQPGQTMYTIYSNKQEESGNIKDIHLSEQYTNGSFIVDINDFGEVERLIIK; via the coding sequence TTGAGTGAAATAATTCAAGATTTATCGCTAGAAGACGTTATTGGCGATCGATTTGGTAGATATAGTAAATACATCATTCAAGAGCGTGCATTGCCAGATGTTCGTGATGGGCTCAAACCTGTTCAAAGACGTATACTTTATGCAATGTATTCAAGCGGAAATACGTATGATAAGAATTTTCGTAAAAGTGCTAAAACAGTCGGTGATGTAATAGGTCAGTATCATCCACATGGAGATTCGTCAGTTTATGATGCTATGGTACGACTCAGTCAAGATTGGAAGTTACGACATGTATTAATAGAAATGCAAGGTAACAATGGTAGTATTGATAATGATCCGGCAGCTGCCATGCGTTATACCGAAGCTAAATTAAGTAAGATCTCTGAAGAATTATTAAGAGACATCAATAAAGAAACTGTACCATTTATGCCAAACTACGATGATACGACGACGGAACCTATGGTATTACCAGCAAGAATACCTAACTTGCTAATTAATGGTAGTACAGGGATATCTTCTGGTTATGCAACCGATATCCCCCCTCATAATTTAGGTGAAGTGATTCAAGCTACACTGAAGTATATTGACAACCCTGATATTACAGTGAGCCAGCTCATGAAATATATGAAAGGTCCTGATTTTCCAACAGGTGGTATCATACAAGGCATTGATGGGATTAAGAAAGCCTATGAAACCGGAAAAGGTAAAATTATAGTCCGTTCTAAAGTAGAAGTAGAAGAACTAAGAAATGGCAGAAAAGAGCTTATCGTTACTGAAGTTCCATACGAAGTTAACAAAAGTTCTCTTGTTAAAAAGATGGACGAACTACGTGCTGATAAAAAAGTAGATGGTATTGTCGAAGTACGAGATGAAACTGACCGTACGGGATTACGTATAGCGATTGAATTGAAGAAAGATGTAAACAGTGAAGCTGTAGCTAATTTCTTATATAAAAATACCGATTTACAAGTCGCGTATAATTTCAATATGGTCGCGATTAGCGAAGGCCGTCCTAAATTAATGGGCATTCGTCAAATTATCGATAGTTATTTAAATCATCAGATTGATGTTGTGACGAAACGTACGCGCTATGAGTTGGATCATGCTGAAAGTAGAATGCATATTGTAGAAGGATTAATGAAAGCTTTGTCAATTTTAGATGAAGTCATTAAACTAATCAGAAACTCTAAAAATAAAAAAGATGCTAAAGATAATTTAGTTGCTGAATTTGATTTTAGTGAGGCACAAGCTGAAGCAATTGTGACATTACAACTATATCGTTTAACAAATACGGATATTGTTCAACTTCAAGAAGAACATGATGAACTAAAAGCTTTAATTGAACAGTTAAGAAATATTTTAGACAATCATGATGCATTATTAAATGTAATTAAAGAAGAATTAACAGACATTAGAAAACAATTTAAGCAAGAACGTTTATCTGATATTGAAGCTGAAATAAGTGAAATTAAAATCGATAAAGAAGTTATGATTCCTAGTGAAAATGTAATTATGAGTATTACAAAACATGGTTATATTAAACGTACTTCTTTACGTAGTTTTAATGCGAGTGGTGTAGGTGAAGTTGGTGTTAAAGATGGTGATGCACTTTTGAAACATCAAGAAGTTAACACATTAGATACAGCACTTGTCTTTACAAATAAAGGTCGTTATTTATTCATACCAGTTCATAAATTAGCTGAAATAAAATGGAAAGATTTAGGTCAACACGTGTCACAAATAGTGCCAATTGACGAAGGGGAACATGTCATAGATGTCTTTTGTGAGAACGAATTTAAACCAGAAGCTTTTTATATACTTGCTACGCGTGATGGCATGATTAAGAAAAGTAATGTTTCGATGTTCAAAACGTCGCGTTACAACAAACCGTTAGTGGCAATGAAACTAAAGAATGATGATGAAATCATTAATGTCATGCGCATAGAAACGCCACAATTACTTACTGTACTCACGCATAAAGGTATGTCACTCACATACAGTAGTGATGAACTATCAGATACAGGTCTAAGAGCCGCGGGTGTTAAATCTATCAATTTAAAAGAAGCGGATTTTGTGATAATGACACAGTTAATTGTAGAAGGAAATACTATTTTAATGGCAACGCAACGTGGTTCTTTAAAACGAATTCACTTTAAAATATTGCAGGTTGCTAAACGTGCACAGCGTGGCATTACTTTGTTGAAAGAACTTAAAAAAGCACCACACCGCATTGTTGCAGCTGAAGTAGTGCAACCTGGACAAACGATGTACACAATTTATTCAAACAAACAAGAAGAATCTGGTAATATCAAGGATATTCATTTATCAGAACAGTACACAAATGGCAGTTTCATTGTAGATATAAATGACTTTGGAGAAGTGGAAAGATTGATTATTAAGTAA